DNA from Leptospira mayottensis 200901116:
ACTACAGTATCATCAGTCGTGCTCATGAAAACTCTACCTAAGTATAGATCGGTTGTAAAATGAGAACTACGAAAATAATTTAGGGGCCATCTTTCTTCGACTTCTTAAATTCTTTTACCATCATTGCCGTGATACTGTCAAGATGTTTCACCTGATCCTTGAGTTCTGGTTTTTCGTGACGTCCTGAAAAAGAATAACAAGAATTTCTGACTCCTCTGTCTTTCATCCACCAATGCCTTCCGATTTCTCTTCTTTCTTGAGCGGGAAGGTCTCCCTCATACATTTTATATTCGTCTAATCGAGCCGGAAAATTTCTTTCTTTGAGATAAAAAGCATATGCGGAATGAAAATTCATAGCAGCATTTTGGATCAATTCATTGATATGAAGACAGCCTAACGTTTTATCTGTGGGAAAACGATTCATAAGTTTTACATAAGACATATCCTCTCCCACCAAATAATCATATGTTTTAATTGCAGCGGGACAGGTTTCGTATGGAACCCTTTTTTCTTCTACTCCCGATTTTACAATTTTCATCGTGGTTAGATCAACTTCGAGATACAAGGTGATATCGTGATAGGGGTCGTATTGATTGACTTCGATGATGCAAAATGGAGGGGATTCTTCCGGAAACCAATAGTATCTGCTTTCATAATTTCTTTGAAAGTCCGTGTTCCGAAAACGAATTCGCTCTTTGAGTTCCTGCAACGTATTCATTAAAACCTCTTATTCCGAAAAAACGTTTTTAAACAAAACATTTTTCAGATTCTTCTGGAGCATCTTTTAATAAGACCGGATTCGCTAAAAGATTTTTCCGTTTATTTTCATTTGCTTTTTTGTGACCTTTTAGTATTTTCAGTCCGATTTTATGATGACTTCATTTTTTTTAGAA
Protein-coding regions in this window:
- a CDS encoding DUF2889 domain-containing protein; this translates as MNTLQELKERIRFRNTDFQRNYESRYYWFPEESPPFCIIEVNQYDPYHDITLYLEVDLTTMKIVKSGVEEKRVPYETCPAAIKTYDYLVGEDMSYVKLMNRFPTDKTLGCLHINELIQNAAMNFHSAYAFYLKERNFPARLDEYKMYEGDLPAQERREIGRHWWMKDRGVRNSCYSFSGRHEKPELKDQVKHLDSITAMMVKEFKKSKKDGP